Proteins encoded within one genomic window of Heliangelus exortis unplaced genomic scaffold, bHelExo1.hap1 Scaffold_106, whole genome shotgun sequence:
- the LOC139790631 gene encoding LOW QUALITY PROTEIN: bestrophin-2-like (The sequence of the model RefSeq protein was modified relative to this genomic sequence to represent the inferred CDS: inserted 1 base in 1 codon; deleted 1 base in 1 codon; substituted 1 base at 1 genomic stop codon): protein MTVTYTSRVATARFGGFSQLLLLWRGSIYKLLYXELLLFLTAYLGLSLAYRWFLLSEPQRRLFEKLVLYCDKSANLIPVSFVLGFYVALVLDGWWGQFRSVPAPDGLMLAVAGSVAGGDARGRAVRRTLMRYGSLAALLVLRAVSTAVFKRFPTTDHLVEAGFLTREERRRLEGLEGPYNKFWVPCAWFGALADKRGERGGXRDDCALKLLMEELSRFRSHCSLLFHYDWISVPLVYTQVVTIAVYTFFVTCLIGRQFLDPAQGYAGHELDLGVPIFTLLQFFFYVGWLKVAEQLINPFGEDDDDFETNTLIDRNFQVPPKTPPGDPRT, encoded by the exons ATGACTGTCACCTACACGTCACGCGTGGCCACCGCCCGCTTCGGGGGTTTCTcgcagctgctgctgctctggcgTGGGAGCATCTACAAACTGCTCT CGgagctcctcctcttcctcaccgCCTACCTGGGGCTCAGCCTCGCCTACCGGT GGTTCCTGCTCTCTGAGCCCCAGCGCCGCCTCTTTGAGAAGCTTGTTCTGTACTGTGACAAATCCGCAAACCTCATCCCCGTCTCCTTCGTCCTCG GTTTCTACGTGGCACTGGTTCTGGA CGGGTGGTGGGGACAGTTCCGCAGCGTCCCCGCCCCGGACGGGCTGATGTTGGCCGTGGCCGGGAGCGTTGCGGGGGGGGACGCGCGGGGCCGTGCGGTGCGCAGGACGCTGATGCGGTACGGGAGCCTCGCGGCGCTGCTCGTGCTCCGTGCGGTCAGCACCGCGGTGTTCAAACGCTTCCCCACCACCGACCACCTGGTGGAGGCGG GGTTCCTGACGCGGGAGGAGCGGCGGCGCCTGGAGGGGCTG GAAGGCCCCTACAACAAATTCTGGGTCCCCTGCGCCTGGTTCGGGGCCCTGGCGGACAAGCGCGGAGAGAGGGGAGGGTAGCGGGACGACTGCGCCCTCAAACTCCTCATGGAG GAGCTGAGCCGTTTCCGCAGCCactgcagcctcctcttccACTACGACTGGATCAGCGTCCCACTGGTGTACACCCAG GTGGTGACAATCGCCGTCTACACCTTCTTTGTCACCTGCCTGATCGGGCGGCAGTTCCTGGACCCGGCCCAGGGCTACGCGGGGCACGAACTGGACCTGGGGGTCCCGATCTTCACCCTGCTCCAGTTCTTCTTCTACGTGGGGTGGCTCAAG GTGGCCGAGCAGCTCATTAACCCCTTCGGGGAGGACGACGACGACTTCGAGACCAACACCTTGATCGACCGCAACTTCCAGgtccccccaaaaacccccccGGGGGACCCCAGGACAC